From a region of the Brassica rapa cultivar Chiifu-401-42 unplaced genomic scaffold, CAAS_Brap_v3.01 Scaffold0299, whole genome shotgun sequence genome:
- the LOC117130005 gene encoding DNA-binding protein HEXBP-like, with the protein MAPNGGSNDRKRKRDQAEEGKPSSGRPECPKCGRHHGGECWRAMGACLRCGKMDHSARDCPRQEQGASGDTWTCHYCGKKGHLLKDCPKLSSGPSKSRGEVSRLDLNRGQTSAPHIYELSKDEDRTRPFQAITGMLGKGLFQLGTGDCPEVVNAADGQVMRSLGVIQDIPVVIQDRVMPVDLVVVHLKNHEVILGMD; encoded by the exons ATGGCTCCTAATGGTGGTAGCAATGACCGCAAGAGGAAGAGGGACCAGGCAGAGGAAGGTAAACCTTCAAGTGGTAGGCCTGAGTGTCCCAAGTGCGGCAGACATCATGGTGGTGAATGCTGGAGAGCAATGGGAGCCTGTCTCCGATGTGgcaagatggatcactcagctcGTGACTGTCCTAGACAGGAGCAAGGGGCTAGTGGTGATACATGGACATGCCACTACTGTGGAAAGAAGGGACATCTCCTAAAGGATTGTCCTAAGCTGTCATCCGGGCCAAGCAAGAGCCGAGGAGAGGTTAGCAGGCTGGATCTGAACCGCGGACAGACTTCAGCACCGCACATCTATGAGTTGTCCAAGGATGAGGACAGGACCAGGCcattccaagcgatcactg GGATGCTCGGAAAGGGGTTGTTCCAGTTGGGAACGGGGGATTGTCCTGAGGTAGTGAACGCGGCCGATGGGCAAGTTATGAGGTCACTAGGAGTGATTCAGGACATCCCAGTGGTGATTCAAGACAGGGTCATGCCTGTGGATCTTGTGGtagtccacctaaagaatcacgaggtGATATTAGGTATGGACTAG
- the LOC117130006 gene encoding uncharacterized protein LOC117130006, with the protein MDVLCVCGSKLGFGARIGSYKLNQSRVGSRIVMGLWEITTHPAESHVDDGVNPTVLLPIQTDGTNVEIGPPVVQVNPTEVRVDGSGRQLEPELEPVDGAGRQQERGFEEQGESSQTGRQDDKVGGTAGQVNQTAEPSMKEVLEAMKAMGTQILALTQAFTPVRTAIPLGNDRTGPIAAAQAAGRGSQQQLEEVAEVIEIDPPARTAKRMDYLKLLEHISKLGTKHFAGSVDPLEADEWRSRLVCNFSLTRCPDDYKKDIAVHFLEGDAHNWWLALDKRTSGSIERFSNFEVEFNHKYCPAEAWDRLEAKFLDLVQGCRTVREYEEEFNRLWRYVGKELEDESVQVHRFIRGVRVELQTYCSVRTFHTVSELVERMAMFETNLAEEAKLKIRSHTAPSGGSNDRKRKREQADEGKPSSGRPECPKCGRHHGGECWRAMGACLRCGKMDHSARDCPRQEQGASGDTWTCHYCGKKGHLRKDCPKLSSGPSKSRGEVSSRIRTADRLQHRASMSCPRMRTGPGHSKRSLIGSYVGTLSIGGVETHILFDTGATHSFVSPGMLGTGLFQLGTGDCPGVVNTAGWQVMSSLGVIRDIPVVIPDRVMPVDLVVILGIDWLGKNRATLDYHRGRVQYEGGSGSPVRFQGIRPISGCLVVSAIHVEKMLRKGCEAYLATIATKEVVVGGDPEGIPLVREFHDVFRSLQGIPPDRSDPFIIELEPGTAPLSKSPYRMAHAEMAELKKQLEELLDKGFIRPSVSPWGAPVLFVKKKDGSFRLCIDYRGLNRVTVKNKYPLPRIDELLDQLKGAKWFSKIDLASWYHQIPIEPNDVRRTAFRTRYGHYEFVVMPFGLTNSPAAFMKMMNGIFRDFLDEFAIIFIDDILVNSKSKEDHERHLRAVLGRLREQQLFAKLSKCSFWKKSFGFLGHIVSDQGVSIEQEKIKAIQEWPRPKSVTEVRSFLGLAGYYRNYVKGFASLAQPMKQLTGKDVRFVWSEGCEKCFSALKNMLTNAPVLVLPEVDQPYVVYTDASIAGFGCVLTQHRKVIDYASRQLRKHEGNYPTHDLEMAAVVFALKIWRSYLYGAKVQILTDHKSLKYIFTQPELNLRQRRWMVFVADCDLDIAYHPGKANLVADALSRRRAEVSAEKEADMLEGMVRSLHLNTLVSEDEPLGLEAVNQADLLTRIRQAQVLDEDLQGVARNEKTEYQTAQDGTILVHGRISVPNVRGLKEEIMIQYHKSKISVHPGLNKMYKDIKRYYHWVRMKTDVAEWVAKCPTCQLVKAEHQVPSGILQNLLIP; encoded by the exons atggacgtcctgtgtgtatgcGGGTCCAAGTTGGGCTTTGgagccaggatcgggtcttacaagttgaaTCAGAGCAGAGTTGGTTCTAGGATTGTTATGGGGTTATGGGAAATCACCACACATCCGGCTGAGTCTCATG TTGATGATGGGGTTAACCCGACCGTGTTGTTGCCAATCCAAACGGATGGGACAAATGTGGAGATCGGGCCTCCTGTTGTTCAGGTGAATCCGACTGAGGTTCGTGTGGACGGATCAGGACGTCAGCTGGAACCGGAGCTGGAACCAGTTGATGGAGCTGGACGACAACAAGAAAGGGGGTTTGAGGAGCAAGGAGAGTCCTCGCAGACTGGTCGCCAGGACGATAAGGTAGGTGGAACAGCTGGTCAAGTGAATCAGACTGCTGAACCGTCTATGAAGGAGGTGCTAGAAGCCATGAAGGCTATGGGGACTCAGATCTTGGCCTTGACCCAGGCATTCACGCCTGTAAGGACAGCCATTCCTTTGGGGAATGACCGGACGGGTCCGATTGCGGCAGCTCAGGCAGCTGGTCGAGGATCTCAGCAGCAGTTGGAGGaagtggctgaggtgattgaaaTCGATCCCCCAGCTAGGACAGCTAAGAGGATGGATTATCTGAAGCTGCTTGAGCACATATCCAAGCTGGGGActaaacactttgctggaagtgttgatccatTAGAGGCtgacgagtggaggagcaggCTAGTCTGTAATTTCAGCTTAACTCGATGCCCAGATGACTACAAGAAGGACATTGCAGTTCACTTCTTGGAAGGTGATGCTCACAACTGGTGGTTGGCTCTAGACAAGCGTACCAGTGGCAGCATTGAACGCTTCTCCAACTTTGAGGTGGAGTTCAACCACAAGTACTGCCCAGCTGAGGCATGGGATCGTCTAGAGGCTAAGTTCTTGGACCTGGTTCAGGGATGCAGGACAGTAAGAGAGTATGAAGAAGAATTCAACCGTCTCTGGCGTTATGTGGGTAAGGAGTTAGAGGACGAGTCAGTACAGGTTCATCGGTTCATAAGAGGCGTAAGGGTTGAGCTCCAAACCTACTGCTCAGTTCGCACCTTTCACACTGTGTCTGAACTGGTTGAAAGGATGGCTATGTTTGAGACTAACTTGGCCGAGGAGGCTAAGCTGAAAATCCGGAGTCACACGGCTCCTAGTGGTGGTAGCAATGACCGCAAGAGGAAGAGGGAACAGGCTGACGAAGGTAAGCCTTCAAGTGGTAGGCCTGAGTGTCCCAAGTGCGGCAGACATCATGGTGGTGAATGCTGGAGAGCAATGGGAGCCTGTCTCCGATGTGgcaagatggatcactcagctcGTGACTGTCCTAGACAGGAGCAAGGGGCTAGTGGTGATACATGGACATGCCATTACTGTGGAAAGAAGGGACATCTCCGAAAGGATTGTCCTAAGCTGTCATCCGGGCCAAGCAAGAGCCGAGGAGAGGTTAGCAGCCGGATCCGAACCGCGGACAGACTTCAGCACCGCGCGTCTATGAGTTGTCCAAGGATGAGGACAGGACCGGGCcattccaagcgatcactg ATTGGGTCATATGTAGGGACcctaagtattggtggtgtggaaacacacatacTTTTTGATACTGGTGCTACACATAGCTTTGTGAGCCCAGGGATGCTCGGAACGGGGTTGTTCCAGTTGGGAACGGGGGATTGTCCTGGGGTAGTGAACACGGCCGGTTGGCAAGTTATGAGTTCACTAGGAGTGATTCGGGACATCCCAGTGGTGATCCCAGACAGGGTCATGCCTGTGGATCTTGTGGTGATATTAGGTATtgactggcttggaaagaaccgGGCCACTCTTGACTATCACCGGGGGCGAGTGCAGTATGAGGGTGGGAGTGGATCTCCGGTCAGGTTCCAAGGTATACGTCCGATCTCTGGATGCTtggtggtgtcagcaatccatGTTGAAAAGATGCTGAGGAAGGGTTGTGAAGCTTATCTAGCcacaatcgccactaaggaggtcGTCGTGGGTGGTGACCCGGAGGGAATACCGCTGGTCCGAGAGTTCCACGATGTGTTTAGgtcactacagggcattccccctgataggtcggacccattcataatagaactggaaccagggacggccccgTTATCCAAAAGTCCCTACAGAATGGCTCatgccgagatggccgagcttaAGAAGCAACTGGAGGAGTTGCTGGATAAGGGTTTTATAAGACCTAGTGtgtcaccttggggagcaccggTTCTTTTTGTCAAAAAGAAAGATGGTAGCTTCAGGTTGTgcattgactatcgagggttgaaccgGGTTACCGTGAAGAACAAATACCCATTGCCTCGGATAGATGAGTTATTGGATCAGCTCAAGGGTGCAAAGTGGTTCTCTAAGATCGATTTGGCTTCatggtatcatcagatccctattgAACCAAATGATGTTAGAAGGACAGCATTCCGAACAAGGTACGGTCACTACGAATTTGTGGTCATGCCATTCGGACTAACCAATTCACCAGCAGCCtttatgaagatgatgaatggtatctttcgagatttcttggatgaatttgcaatcatcttcatagatgacataTTAGTAAATTCCAAGAGCAAGGAAGACCATGAAAGGCATTTAAGGGCTGTGCTAGGACGGTTGAGGGAACAACAGCTCTTTGCCAAGTTGagcaagtgcagtttttggAAAAAGAGTTTTGGGTTCCTTGGACACATCGTGTCCGATCAAGGAGTCTCGATTGAAcaagagaagatcaaggccataCAGGAATGGCCACGACCTAAGAGTGTCACGGAGGTCAGgagtttcctagggctggccgGTTACTACAGGAACTATGTCAAAGGGTTTGCCAGCTTGGCCCAACCGATGAAACAGCTAACTGGAAAAGATGTGAGATTTGTATGGTCTGAAGGATGTGAGAAGTGTTTCTCTGCCTTGAAGAATATGTTGACGAATGCACCCGTTCTAGTGCTACCAGAGGTTGACCAACCTTATGTGGTATACACAGACGCATCCATCGCCGGATTTGGATGTGTATTGACCCAACACAGAAAGGTCATTGACTATGCCTCTAGGCAATTGAGGAAGCACGAGGGTAACTACCCAACCCACGACCTGGAGATGGCCGCAGTGGTGTTTGCCCTCAAGATATGGCggtcatacttgtatggtgccaaggttcagatttTAACCGACCACAAAAGCCTCAAGTATATATTCACTCAACCTGAGTTGAATTTGAGACAAAGAAGATGGATGGTGTTTGTGGCCGACTGTGATCTTGACATAGCATACCATCCAGGTAAAGCAAACCTGGTGGCCGATGCATTGAGCCGCAGAAGAGCTGAAGTATCGGCTGAGAAAGAGGCGGACATGTTGGAAGGGATGGTCAGATCGTTGCACCTAAATACCTTGGTTAGCGAGGACGAACCTTTGGGTTTGGAagcagtgaaccaggccgatcttcTGACCAGGATTAGACAAGCTCAGGTCTTGGACGAGGACCTTCAAGGGGTTGCTCGGAACGAGAAGACGGAGTATCAGACGGCTCAAGATGGAACGATCTTGGTCCATGGAAGGATTAGCGTCCCTAACGTGCGGGGACttaaggaagagattatgattCAGTATCATAAGTCTAAGATCTCTGTGCATCCcggactgaacaagatgtataaagACATCAAGAGGTATTACCATTGGGTTCGCATGAAGACTGATGTGGccgagtgggtggctaagtgtcctaCTTGCCAACTCGTCAAGGCTGAGCATCAAGTACCTAGTGGGATACTTCAGAACTTACTTATTCCataa